ATGATTATTTTGACCTCAGCCTTATCGGGCAGGTCCAGCTTTTTTAGAGGTTTCAGAACTTCGTCCTCGTAGATGGCCCTTACTTGCATCTTGACCTCCGTATGTGGATTTGTTTTCAAAGATTTAAGAATATGCTTTGGGTCCGAATCCGGGTACCGGGGAGCTATCAACGGCATCGAACCGTTATCGTCCCCAGCTCAGAGCTCAGTCTCCCTCCGCCCCCAATTTTCGCCGCCCGTCCACCCCATCCAGCTGCCGCCCCGCACCCCAGCGCCGCCGGGGGCGAATGGCCCCACGATCCCGGCATGAGACCTGTTCGGCATCGATCTTCCTAGGCCGAAAGGTGGACATACCAAAAGAAATGGTGTATAGTTATAGATCAGGTGGTTTGGTCATGGACAAAAGCGACCTCCTCAGGAAGAAGAGGACCAAGATCCTCCAGGCGGCGGCCGAACACGGGGCTTACAACGTCAGGATCTTCGGATCGGTGGCTCGGGGCGAGGCGGACGAATCAAGCGACTTCGACTTCCTTGTCGACATGGAACCTGGTCGGAGCCTCCTCGACCTTGGCGGCCTTCTGATGGACCTTCAGGACCTCTTGGGCTGCCCCGTGGACGTCGTGACCGAGAGAGGGCTTCGAAAGCGGATCCGAGACCAAGTTTTAAAAGAAGCCGTGGCGCTATGAGGGAAGATAGGAGACGGCTTTTGGACATCGCCGAGGCGATAGAGCGGATCGAGAAGTACGCCTCGAAAGGGCGCGAGGCCTTTGAAGACGATGAGCTGATCCAGAACTGGATTCTTCATCACCTCCAGGTCATCGGAGAGGCTGCTCGTGCCATCTCGGAGGAACTCAAAGACGAGCACGACGAGATGCCATGGCAGCAGATCGTGGGGATGCGCCACATTTTGGTCCACCGCTACTTCGAGGTGGATATTGATCTTATCTGGTCCGTCGTCGAGGACGACGTGCCTGTGCTGAAGCAACAGATCGATCTGATTTTGAAAGAGCCCGAAGAGGAAATTCCCTGAAATTATCCAATATTTTTAGCCGCCTATGCCTGTTTTTCGCCCCCCCGCATCCCCGCGCCGCCCGGGCGGGCTTTGCGGGGCCTCGGCCCCGATCCCTCAAAAGACGTGAACCGCCGTGGCCTTGAAGGTCAGATAGACGGGATCGCCCACCTTCAGGTCCATCTCCTCGTAGCCGAGCCGGGTCAGCATCGTCATGAAAGGTATCCCCACGTCCACCCAGACCTTCACCATCATCCCGCCGTTGGCGATCTCCTCGACCCTGCCGGAGAAGGAATTTCTGGCGCTGGATTTGAGCGGAACCTTGGAGATCAGGATCTCCTCGGGCCGGACCGATGCGAAGAGCTCTCGGCCCTCCCAGCCGTTTATCTCATCACTTCTATCGCCATCGTTTCCTTCAGCGCCACCGCCCCCTTCTGCCGCCGCGACTATCTTCAGGCCGTCCACCACTATCTCCGTCATCCCCCGACTTTTTGATGCGAAGCCCCTGAAGATATTCTCGACCCCGACGAAGTTTGCGATCATCTCGCACTTGGGCCTTCTGAAGATCTCCTCCGGGGTTCCCACCTGAACTATCTCTCCCCTGTTCATCACCGCCACCCTGTCGGCGAGGGAGAAGACCTCCTCGAAGCTGTGGGTGACATGTATTATCGTCGTCCTGTAGACCTGGTGAATCCTCTTCAGCTCTCGCCGAAGCCTCTCCCTCGTCAGACCGTCGAGGGAGCTGAGAGGCTCGTCGAGGAGCATCACTGAGGGCTCCATGACGATCGCTCTCGCGATCGCAACCCTCTGCTTTTCACCTCCGCTCAGCGTCCCTGGCCGCCGTGGACGAAGGTGCGATATCCCCAAAAGCTCCGAGACCTCGGCCACCTTCACCTCGATCTCGCCGGCGGATACCTTCCTCGATTTCAGGCCGAAGGCGATGTTCTCCTCCACCGAAAGGTGAGGGAAGAGCATGTAATCCTGATAGACCATGCAGACCCTTCGGTTCCGAGGCGCCTCCCTTGTGATATCCCGTCCGTCGAGGAAGATCCTCCCCTCCTCGGGGGCGTAGATCCCCGCCACCGTCTCCATGAGGATCGTCTTTCCAGAGCCGGTGGGGCCGATTATGACGAGATACTCACCGTCCCCCACCTCCAGGGAGACGTCCTTCAAGACGAAGTCGCCGAGATTCTTGGAGACCTTTTCCATCCTCAGCATCCTTTGCCCCCTTCTAAAGGCGAAGACCTCCAACCCGCCGTTCGAAGACGTAAAGGCAGACCACCGAGATCAGTATCAGGATGGTCGCCACCGAGATCGCCTCGTCGAGCTTTCCACAGGACATGTTCAGAAAGAGAGAGGTGGGTAGGGTCTCGGTCCTCATCCTCGTAGCTCCTGCCATCATCAGGACGGCTCCAAACTCGCCTATCCCCTTCGACCAGGTGATCACAGACCCCGCAACCAGGCCGTTTGAGGCCATCGGCAGGGTCACCCTCCAAAGGGCCTGGCCGTCGGTGCACCCCAGGGTCTTGGCTACGTGCTCGTAGCGCGGGCTGATCCCCTCGAAGGTCGACCTCATCACCCTCAGCATGAAGGGCACGTTGACGAAGAACTGGGCGATCACGATCCCGAGGGGTGTAAATACGAAGACTAGCCCCGCATCGGCGAGCTGCCTTCCGGGAAGGCTGGTCCCGAAGAAGAGGAGAAGGCCGACCCCCGCCACCAGCGGTGGCAGGGCGAGGGGCATGTCGATAAGGGTGTTCGCAACGTTCTTTCCCGGAAAGTCGTAGCGAGCAAGGGAATACGCCGCCGGGACCGCGACCAAGAGGCAGAGGATCGTCGAGGCGACCGACGTCTTGAGGCTGAGGCCGATGGCGAACCGGATCTCCTTGGAGCTGAGAGATGCGAGGAGGGTCTCGGGAGGCGAGCGGGTCAGCACCATGAGGAGGACTATGCATATGAAGGCCGCCAGGAAGAGGCCCGTTCCGATGGTGGCGGCCTTCAGCCAGAACCGTTCAAGGATGGTCAGCCTCCTCTCCCCCCTTCAATACAAGTATCATCCCTCATACTTCGGATCTGGATAGGCGACGAACCCGTGATCAACAAAGACCGCCTTCCCCTCTTCCGAGACGACGAAGTTCATGAACCTCTCGGCGACCTCCTCATCCTCGGAGAAGATCAGAGTTCCGATCGAAACGACCTTGATCTCGTTCTTCTCCCGGGGAATCTCGATCTTCTCCATCCCATCGGGGTAGAAGAGGTCTTCCCATACTATGGCGGCGTCGGCCTGCCCCAGAGAAACGTAGATGAGAAGCTCGTTTACAGTTCCAGAGAAGACGACTACGTTCTCTTCGACCTCATCCCAGATGCCGAGACTCTCCAGGATCTTCTTCGAGACCTTTCCTATGGCGGGACCCGTCGGATCGCCGAGGGCGACCCTCACCCCCGGCTCGGCCAGGTCCTCGAGGGAATCGATCCCGGCGGGGTTACCTTTCGGGGTGACGATGCAGGGGACGTGGTATACGACGTCTCTGGTCTCGTCGACGAAGCCCTTCTCTATCGCCGACTCGATGTCAGATCGGGCGCCCGGCATGTAGAGGTCGCCGGTCTTGTATAGCTCGATCTGAGAGAGGAGCTGGGCCGACCCGCCGAAGGTGTACTGGACCTCGACCCCCTCCCTCTCCTCGAAGAGGTCCGCAATCTCCTCCATCGGCTCACTCATTCCCGCGCCACAATAAACGAGGAGCGACCCATCGGCGGCGGACCCCGAGACGACCAGGCTCGCCACCAAGATCGATCCGACTAAAAGGGATAAAGCTCTGCGGTTCATGGTGCGGCATAAATGCAAGCGTGATCATAAACATGTCGGGTGAAAGGTCAATGGTAGCGTTTAACATCTCGGCAGAAGGGCGGAAAAGAGGGGGGATCTGGAGGTCACCGCTGCCTTTGAGAGGGGGAATCGAGGGCGAGGGTTGTAGCCTCGAACCCCCCGGCCTCGAAGGACTGAGATCTACTTCAGGATCAGCCTCAGCGCCCTCTGGGGACAGGCGGTGACGCAGGTTCCGCACTGGACGCACTTTCCGGCGTCGGCGACCACCTCGGTCCCCTTGAAATGGAAGGTCCCGGTGGGGCAGATCGATATGCAGGCGCCGCAGTGGACGCACTCCTCGTCGTCCTTTATGATGGGGTTCTCCAGGAGGACGACCCTGACCCCCCGGGCTTCGAAGGCGGCCTTCACCTCACTGCACCTCTCGGGCTCGACGTCGACGACGATCTCCCCGGAGACGGCGTCCACCTTCGCCCGCTCTATGTTGATCAGCGCCTTAGTCTCCAGGATCACCGAGGAGACGATCGGCCTTCGGACGATCCCGGGGGCGACGTGGAGCATCAGCTTCAAAGCGACCCCCTCCTGCCGTAGAGCCTGCTTAAGTGGTCGCTGGTGACCATCCCCACCACCCGGTGGTCCTTGTCCACCACCGGGAGGGCCGAGATCTTGTGGTGGTGGAGCTTCCGCGCCGCAAGCTCCATCGGCTCGTCGGGGCTGGCGATGAAGACCTTCCTCGTCATCATCTCGGAGATGTGAGAGGTCTTGCCGCTGGCCACCGCCTTGGATACGTCCCAGGCGGTGACCATCCCGATCAGCCTCCCCTCCTCCGAGACTACCGGGAGGTGGTCGAAGGGCCCACCGACGATCATCGCCGACGCCTCCTGGATGCTGATCTCCTCGCGAGCCGTCGCCACCTCGGTGCTCATGACGTCCCTCACCAGGAGGAACTCCTTCGTCTGCTTCATGGGGCTGTTTCTGCCCTTCGCAGGGAGGGGCTCCACCGGAGCCGATAGGAGGAACTCGCCCCTCCGGATGGAATCTCCGAGGGCAGAAGCCACCTTCCTCGCCACGTGGCGGCTGGAGAGGGCGGAGGCCCTCACCTCAGCCCCGTCGATCTCGACGGCCCCGGAGTAGAGCTGCTCGTAGTTCACCCGCCTCACCGTCGGCCGGTCCCTCCTCGGGACGCCGTAGTCGATGATCTCGGTGACGATATCCCTGTCCCTGACGGCGGTCTTCTCGGCGATCCCTTCATTGAGGACTGGTATCGGGACCCCCAGGCCGACGTAGAGGCTGGGACCGTAGTCCTGGAAGGTGGCGGCCCTGAGAAACTCGGCGCTCATCTCCTTCAGATCCCCCTTCACCATCAGGGTGGCAAACCCGCTCTGGGGGAGGTGCTGGGTCCCCGACCCTATGATATGCCCCTGGGCCCCGCCGAGGAAGATCCTCGCCCCGACCCCTATGTACTCGAAGTCGGGGTCGTTTGGTATCGGCGAAAGGCTGCCAGCCCCGCTGTAGCTGACGTTCCCGCAGCGGGGGAGGAGGGTCCCCATGTAGGTGTGGAGCGTCCTCTCGGTGGAGTTGGTGGCTGCCGCGTACCTCTCGTAAGAGTTTCTGGGGTTTACCATGATCGCCTGGTTGAAGTCCTCGAGGCGGAGGGTCGTCTCCAGGTCGGAGCGGGGGTAGCAGTCGGTGACCGCGCCCTGGGCCCGGAGCTCCACCTCCCGTCCGGAGACGAGGTCCTCCATGACGTGGGCTCCGCCGTACTCATCTCCCCGGTCCTCGGACGGCTGGGTGGCTCCCAAAAAGAGGTCGACGGCCGCAACCCCGCCGTACGCCTCCACGTTGTTCAGCCAGGCTCTGGAGATCTTTATCGGCGGATCGCTGTGGCCGGTGTTGAGAAAGAGACCGGAGGAGCACATGGCCCCGAAGGTGCCGGTGGTGACGACGTCCACCTCGCGGACTGCACCGTCGGTGCCGAGCTCGTCCACCAGGTCCGGCATCTCCTCCGCAGTGACCACCCGAACGCTGCCGTCCCGGATGCGTTCGTTGATCTCCGACAACGATTTCTCCTGCACAAGCCCACCCTCTGAAGGCGGGAGGTATTAAAGGCTTGTGGGGTCTCCGGGCTCAACATCGTTATCTGGGATTACGGGAATGGGACACGAAGATGTTAGGCAAAAGGATAGTCCTCACCAGCGACGCCACCATGATGAGCAACTACAACGGGGGAGTAATGCTCGGTTTTGCGGCGATCCTCCCTGCGGCGATGATCCAGGAGAGGATATTTCGTTGGCTCTTCTGCCCGCCCGTCGAGGCGGCGCCCGACGGCTCCGCCCTCCTCGCCCCCTGCGGGATGAGGAAGGTGGAGGCAGCCCTCCTGGAGGCGGGCTTCTCCAGGGACGAGGTGATGGTGGCCCACCCCGACCACCTCGATAAGGCCATCGGCCCCGATACCGAGATCGTCGGGATCGGCCACGACGACCCCCTGGGGAAGATCGCCACCCGGGAGATCGAGGAGATGATAAACCGGGGCCCCCCCTTAAACAGGACGAAGTTTCTGGAGCTTCTGGACCATCCCCTCATAAGAGAGCACAGGCCGAAGGTCGTCATCGGAGGGAACGGCTCCTGGGAGCTCCGGGGCGAGGATGAACGGGTCGATCACATCTACCTAGGCGAGGGGGAGAGGACCTTCCCATCGATCTGCAGAAAGATCATCTCCGGCGAGGAGGTCCCGGAGGAGGTCGAGGGGGAGGTCGTCCCCGGCGAAGAGATCCCCGTCAACCGGGGCGCCACCGTCGGGGGGATCGTCGAGATCGGGCGGGGCTGCTGGCGGGGCTGCTCCTTCTGCTCGCCCACCATGCGCAGGCCCCGCCACCGCCCCGTCTCCAGGATAATCGAGGACGCCTCGGTCAACCTCGGGGCGGGGCAGAGGGACCTGATCCTCCACTCCGAGGACGCCTTCACCTACGGCTCCGTCGGCACGGAGCCCAACCCCGAGAAGCTCCTCGACCTCTTCCGGCAGGTGAAGGCGCTCGGCCCCCGGACCGTCGACGTCTCCCACGTCAGCCTCGCCTCGGCCTATCACAGCCAGAGCCTGCTGGCGGAGATCTCCGAGATCGTGGGGATCGGGGCCGGTCAGAGGTACATGTCTGCCTGGATCGGGATCGAGACCGGCAGCCCCCGGCTCCTCGCAAAGCACATGAAGAAGAAGACGCATCCTGCCCCCCTGGAGGCCTGGCCCGAGATGGTGAGGGATTGCTACGCCCTCTTTCAGGACCACTCCTGGCTCCCGGTGGCGAGCCTCGTCCTGGGGCTCCCCGGGGAGACGGCGTCGGATGTGGTCCTTACGACGGAGCTGGTGGAGTCGCTGAAGGACCACGTCGGCCTCATCCTCCCCCTCTTCTTCACCCCCATCGGGGAGACCCACCTCGGGAAGGCCCGGGGCTTCGGGAGGGACCGGGCCACCCCAGAGCACTGGGAGCTGGTGGGGACATGCCTGGAGTACAACCTCCGCCACCTGAAGTCGCTTCACAGCTATTACAGCGAGAGGATGACGGCGGGGTTGGGCCAGCACCTGGCCCTCCGGGGGATGAACATCCTCGCGGACTTCGCCCTCAAGAAATATCTCGGAAGGATGAAGCGGGGGGAGCCTCCCAACTGAAGAATCGATATGGATCAATAAGTTTCGAGGACCGAGCTGACGATCACCTTGTGGTCGGGCTTGAGGGAGTAGACGTTGTGGTCTCCCGAGACGTCGATGCTGAGGATCCCGAGCCTGGTGTTCATGAGGCCGACCATCGCCGATACGCCCCGATAGCTCACCTCGAACCCCTCCTGGTCGAGATAAGTGTAGACCTCCTCGGTGGTGAAAGACCTGTCATGCAAGAACAGCTTCAGGACAGCCTTCCGGATGCCCATCCCGTCGCGCTTGAGGTAGTTTTTCAGGCGCTCACGGATCTGATCTTCATGTTTTCGAACGCTAGCCTCCATCCTGTAAGCTCACCGCCTCTACGTTTACAGCTTTGGACTTATAAAGGTATTCTCTCCACCACCGGCCCGCCCTCGATCGGGTACCTCTCCTCCAGGGCGAGCTCCCACCCCATCGGCTCGAGCTCCTGGACTATATCCTCCAGGATCCATCCGGCGATCTCGATCCTCCCCTCGGAGATGGAGTACAACTCCTCCGGGACCCCCAATCCCTTCAGCCTCTCGACGGCGGAGGCGAGGCCGAGCCCAGCGATTCCGGCCCCTGCTCCGTCAGCCCCACCGGCCTCGTCGCAGGGCAGGATCACGCCGTAGATGAGAGTCCCGTCCTCGGTTGCGAGGTCGAAGGGGCGGGCCGTCCTCTCCGCCCGCCGCTTCAGCCTTTCTCGGAGCTGGACGGCGTCCTTGAAGGCTGAGGAGCAGTAGTGGACCCGAAGCCCCTCGACTCGAAAGTGCTCTGCTGCAAGCTCGCTCCCAACGGCACCGCAGCCGTAGTCCTGGGATCTGAAGCCCAGCCGTCTCAGAGCCTCTTGGTTCGTCTCGGAGAACTCCAGCTCGTTGAGGTTGAGGAAGGCATCGGCCCTCCGGACGGCCTCGACGATCGCCGGAGCCGGCCCCAAAGCCGGGATCTCGACCCCGGCGAGGAGCCCCAGGGCTTTGGCGTCGAGGAGGGTTTTGTAGAGCCATCCCGGCTCCGACCACTCGGACATTGGGGGATGGAACCTGATCTCGTCGAGGCCGGCCTCGGCCAGATCCCGAAGAGAAGAGGGGCCGGGCTTCGATCCCGTATAGAGGTGGATGTGGTGTTCCTCCCCGAACTCCCCCTTCAGGGCCCGGATCGACTTCAATACAAACTCCATCTTCAGGAGCGGCTCGCCGCCGGTGATCCCCGTCCCCAGGGCGCCGATGGCGTGGGCCTCCTCGATTATCTCGGAGTCGGACTCTGCCCGCCGCTCGTTGGCGTAGGCGATGTCAATCCCTCGCCGCTCCTCTGAAAGGGGGCAGTAGAAGCAGCCCCTATCGCAGACGCCGGTGACGAACAAGACCAGGGATGCGCCCTGGCGGCAGATCCGGCAGCCTGGGGAGAGGTAGCTACTGAAAGAGCCCGTAAACTCCGAGACCCACTCCCGATCGGTCATATCGGGGGCAGAAGCCCCCTCCTCGGTTAAATAGGTTTGGAGCCGCCGTCCCGGAGCCATTTGAAGATCAGCCGCCCCCCGAGGAAGGCGGGGCCGAGAAGCTCCGGCAGAGAGGGAGAAGAGAGGCCGGAGAGAGGGAAAAAGATGAAAGAAAGGAGAGGAGCCGCTAC
The sequence above is drawn from the Methanothrix harundinacea 6Ac genome and encodes:
- a CDS encoding nucleotidyltransferase family protein, with translation MDKSDLLRKKRTKILQAAAEHGAYNVRIFGSVARGEADESSDFDFLVDMEPGRSLLDLGGLLMDLQDLLGCPVDVVTERGLRKRIRDQVLKEAVAL
- a CDS encoding HepT-like ribonuclease domain-containing protein; translated protein: MREDRRRLLDIAEAIERIEKYASKGREAFEDDELIQNWILHHLQVIGEAARAISEELKDEHDEMPWQQIVGMRHILVHRYFEVDIDLIWSVVEDDVPVLKQQIDLILKEPEEEIP
- the wtpC gene encoding tungstate ABC transporter ATP-binding protein WtpC — translated: MLRMEKVSKNLGDFVLKDVSLEVGDGEYLVIIGPTGSGKTILMETVAGIYAPEEGRIFLDGRDITREAPRNRRVCMVYQDYMLFPHLSVEENIAFGLKSRKVSAGEIEVKVAEVSELLGISHLRPRRPGTLSGGEKQRVAIARAIVMEPSVMLLDEPLSSLDGLTRERLRRELKRIHQVYRTTIIHVTHSFEEVFSLADRVAVMNRGEIVQVGTPEEIFRRPKCEMIANFVGVENIFRGFASKSRGMTEIVVDGLKIVAAAEGGGGAEGNDGDRSDEINGWEGRELFASVRPEEILISKVPLKSSARNSFSGRVEEIANGGMMVKVWVDVGIPFMTMLTRLGYEEMDLKVGDPVYLTFKATAVHVF
- a CDS encoding ABC transporter permease — protein: MVLTRSPPETLLASLSSKEIRFAIGLSLKTSVASTILCLLVAVPAAYSLARYDFPGKNVANTLIDMPLALPPLVAGVGLLLFFGTSLPGRQLADAGLVFVFTPLGIVIAQFFVNVPFMLRVMRSTFEGISPRYEHVAKTLGCTDGQALWRVTLPMASNGLVAGSVITWSKGIGEFGAVLMMAGATRMRTETLPTSLFLNMSCGKLDEAISVATILILISVVCLYVFERRVGGLRL
- the modA gene encoding molybdate ABC transporter substrate-binding protein, whose protein sequence is MNRRALSLLVGSILVASLVVSGSAADGSLLVYCGAGMSEPMEEIADLFEEREGVEVQYTFGGSAQLLSQIELYKTGDLYMPGARSDIESAIEKGFVDETRDVVYHVPCIVTPKGNPAGIDSLEDLAEPGVRVALGDPTGPAIGKVSKKILESLGIWDEVEENVVVFSGTVNELLIYVSLGQADAAIVWEDLFYPDGMEKIEIPREKNEIKVVSIGTLIFSEDEEVAERFMNFVVSEEGKAVFVDHGFVAYPDPKYEG
- a CDS encoding 4Fe-4S binding protein, which translates into the protein MLHVAPGIVRRPIVSSVILETKALINIERAKVDAVSGEIVVDVEPERCSEVKAAFEARGVRVVLLENPIIKDDEECVHCGACISICPTGTFHFKGTEVVADAGKCVQCGTCVTACPQRALRLILK
- a CDS encoding homocysteine biosynthesis protein, with protein sequence MQEKSLSEINERIRDGSVRVVTAEEMPDLVDELGTDGAVREVDVVTTGTFGAMCSSGLFLNTGHSDPPIKISRAWLNNVEAYGGVAAVDLFLGATQPSEDRGDEYGGAHVMEDLVSGREVELRAQGAVTDCYPRSDLETTLRLEDFNQAIMVNPRNSYERYAAATNSTERTLHTYMGTLLPRCGNVSYSGAGSLSPIPNDPDFEYIGVGARIFLGGAQGHIIGSGTQHLPQSGFATLMVKGDLKEMSAEFLRAATFQDYGPSLYVGLGVPIPVLNEGIAEKTAVRDRDIVTEIIDYGVPRRDRPTVRRVNYEQLYSGAVEIDGAEVRASALSSRHVARKVASALGDSIRRGEFLLSAPVEPLPAKGRNSPMKQTKEFLLVRDVMSTEVATAREEISIQEASAMIVGGPFDHLPVVSEEGRLIGMVTAWDVSKAVASGKTSHISEMMTRKVFIASPDEPMELAARKLHHHKISALPVVDKDHRVVGMVTSDHLSRLYGRRGSL
- a CDS encoding B12-binding domain-containing radical SAM protein yields the protein MLGKRIVLTSDATMMSNYNGGVMLGFAAILPAAMIQERIFRWLFCPPVEAAPDGSALLAPCGMRKVEAALLEAGFSRDEVMVAHPDHLDKAIGPDTEIVGIGHDDPLGKIATREIEEMINRGPPLNRTKFLELLDHPLIREHRPKVVIGGNGSWELRGEDERVDHIYLGEGERTFPSICRKIISGEEVPEEVEGEVVPGEEIPVNRGATVGGIVEIGRGCWRGCSFCSPTMRRPRHRPVSRIIEDASVNLGAGQRDLILHSEDAFTYGSVGTEPNPEKLLDLFRQVKALGPRTVDVSHVSLASAYHSQSLLAEISEIVGIGAGQRYMSAWIGIETGSPRLLAKHMKKKTHPAPLEAWPEMVRDCYALFQDHSWLPVASLVLGLPGETASDVVLTTELVESLKDHVGLILPLFFTPIGETHLGKARGFGRDRATPEHWELVGTCLEYNLRHLKSLHSYYSERMTAGLGQHLALRGMNILADFALKKYLGRMKRGEPPN
- a CDS encoding DUF2551 domain-containing protein — its product is MEASVRKHEDQIRERLKNYLKRDGMGIRKAVLKLFLHDRSFTTEEVYTYLDQEGFEVSYRGVSAMVGLMNTRLGILSIDVSGDHNVYSLKPDHKVIVSSVLETY
- a CDS encoding radical SAM protein; translation: MTDREWVSEFTGSFSSYLSPGCRICRQGASLVLFVTGVCDRGCFYCPLSEERRGIDIAYANERRAESDSEIIEEAHAIGALGTGITGGEPLLKMEFVLKSIRALKGEFGEEHHIHLYTGSKPGPSSLRDLAEAGLDEIRFHPPMSEWSEPGWLYKTLLDAKALGLLAGVEIPALGPAPAIVEAVRRADAFLNLNELEFSETNQEALRRLGFRSQDYGCGAVGSELAAEHFRVEGLRVHYCSSAFKDAVQLRERLKRRAERTARPFDLATEDGTLIYGVILPCDEAGGADGAGAGIAGLGLASAVERLKGLGVPEELYSISEGRIEIAGWILEDIVQELEPMGWELALEERYPIEGGPVVERIPL